GGCGCCCGAGCACCTCAACGACGACCTGTGCCGGACCCCCGCGGCCACGGGCATTCGCATCGCGGAACTGTCGACCACCCACGCTCCCTGGAGCGAGCTGTCGCTGGTCCTGGCACAGCAGTCGAGCATCGGCGCCCTCGGGGTCTGGGACTACCTGATCACCTCTGCACCCACCCCGCTCGAAGGGATCCGGGACGGCGCCGCCTACTTGGCCACCGTCGCCGACACCGGCACGGACAGCCTCCGGATCACCGAGGACGGCGACCACATCACCATCAGCCACGTCAACCAGGGCGAACGGACCTACGAAGTCGCCTGCGCCATCCGCGCCTACGCCCTCGGCCTCTACCAACGGCGTCTCAGCGAAGCCGCGCAACGCCGCCTCGTTCCCGTCCACGTAGCCCTGGCCACCGAAGCACCCCGCCGGCACGACGGCCTGACCGAGCTCTACGGCACCCGCGCCATCGACTTCGAAGCCCCCCTCACCTCGATGACCTTCCTCGCCTCCGACCTGAAGGCCCCGAGCCCGCACGCCCAGCCCGGTCTGTCGGCCGTGCTCCGAAGACATGCCGAGCAGACCCTCGCCAACGCGATCCCCCTGCACGACTGGCTGGACCTCTTCCGCATCGCCCTCGCCTCAGCCCACGACCACACCACACCGACGCTCTCCACCGTCGCGCGGCGCATGACCATCAGCCCACGAACCCTCCAACGCCGTCTCGACGAACACGGCACCACATGGAACGACGAGCTGGAAACCCTTCGTCGAACGCACATCACGCACCTGCTCCACGACACCGACCTCACCATCGATGCCATTGCCGCCCGGAGCGGCTACGCCGACGCCCGCGCCCTGCGCCGAGCGGTGCAACGCTGGTACAACACCACTCCCGCCGCCCTGCGCCGCGCCGGCCATCCGCACGGCAGCGCGTCAGCCCGCCCGAACGGCGACTGACGGCGCCCTTCCCACCAGTGGTTGCCCCACGGGTCCTCGAAGACCGCGACCTCGACGGGGCCGGTCTGCCGCAGCGGTGCGGCGACCTTGCCGCCGTGCCGCTCCACCTCGGCGAGGGTGGCGTCGATGTCCTCGGTCCCCAGGAAGGGCACCGCCCTGCCGGTCTGCCAGAACTTCGACAGGTCGCCGGACTGCGGGTTGCCCTCCCACATCAGCCCGACCTGGGCGCCACCCGGCCCCGTCCCCATGATCGGGTAGCCCGGGATGTCCGCCTCGACGGTCCAGCCGAAGGCTTCCAGGTAGAAGCGGCGGGCGTCGTCGTGCGCCTCGCGGGGGACGGTGACGTCCACCAGGTTCAGGGGGTGTGCGTTGCCTGCCATGACTCTCTGTCTCCTTTACGCCCCCCGTCGACCGCCTACACCTCCACCACAACATCAGTACGGACGTCCGTACCAATAGCCGGGCGGCGTGCGAAAGTGATCAGCACACCGAGAAGGAGCCTGACGACCCTGACCGAGAAGACCCGCCGCACACGCCGACACGACCCGGACCGCCGGGAGCGCATCACCGAAGTGGCCGTGGAGCTGATCGCCGAACGCGGGCTGGAGGGGTTGACCCACCGGGCGATCGCCGAGCGGGCCGATGTCTCGCTCTCCTCGACCACATACCACTTCGCCGACCGCGAGGCGCTGATCCGCGCCGCTCTGGAGCGCGCAGCCGACCGGTTCGCCGGCTTCGTACGGTCGTGGGCCGAGGAGTACTCCACCGCAGGCCCCGAGCGGATCGCCGAGGCACTGGCCGACAGCGTCATGGCCTGCCTGGGCGAGGGCCGCACCAACGCGATCGTCGAGTACGAGCTCCACACCGCTGCCCTGCGCCGCCCCGACCTGCGCGAGGCGGCCAGCCTGTCGGCACGGGCCAGCACGGAGGCCCTGACCCCCCTGGTCGGCCCGGTCGCCGCCGCGACCATCCCCCCGCTGATGACAGGGCTGTGCCTGCGAGCGATGACGGCCCCCACACCCCCCACCCGCGACGAGGTCCTCACCATCCTCCGCAGCGCCCTGCACCCTCCGCAGTGACAGAGCGGCGAGGACGACGGACCCGTCCCTGAGAGAGCACCTGGTTCGGAGGGATCTGCGAGAGCCTGAGGCGCCCCGGCTGGAAATCGCAGATCTCATCGACCCCGCAGGGCGGACGAAGGACCTTCAACGTCGCCGAGCTCGCGGTGCGCAGGGCGTGCCGCTGCTGTGCCCGCAGCGGGTGATGCTCGGCCAGCGGGCGGGCCTCCGCCGGGGCCTTGTGTACGGCCCCGGCGGAGGCCCGGGACGCGGGACCGTCAGAAGGCGGCGCCGGACCTGATCCGCGCGAACTCGTTCATGCGCCGGATGGTCGGGCCGGCCGGGGACACCGCGGAGTCCGAGAACGCCGCGAACGTGCCCAGGCTGCCTGCCAGCACGAGCAGCTTCTCGATCGTCACCCGGTCATTGACGAACTCGGGTACGGGGAAGGCCTGGTGTACCTGCTTGAGGACCTCGATGTGCCCGGACAGGCGGCGCCCGGCGGCATCGCGGTCGTTCTCGTACAGGTCGTCGAGCGCGTGGAAGGTGATCTCGCTCGTCCGCAGGCCCACCGCGTGCACCGTCACGGTCTCCTCCGAGAGCGTGGTCGCGTCCGCCAGCGCGAGCTCCCGGCTGCGGTTCTCGCGCGCGAGGGTGTCCACGTACTGCACGGTCGCCGTACCGATCCCGCCCGCGAGCGGCCGCCCCTCCGGGACCTGGATCTCCAGGACCACCCAGTACGTCTCGCCGAAGGCCAGGTCAGGGGCGAAGATCCGGATGCCCTTCTCGCCGGTGATCAGGTCGGGCAGCGCCTCGGTTCCGTACTCCTCCCGTGCGCGCCGGGCCGCTTCACGCGACTCCCGGAACACCCGGGCCCGCGCCCGCTGATCGGTGACCAGGTCGTGCCCGTAGAGGTGCCACACCGTCACTGCCGGGTCGATGTCGATCCGGAGCTGGATGTCGATCGCGGCGAGGTGGTCACGCCGCTCCAGGTCCTCCAGGAGGCCGGAGCGGACTTGTTCGGGGCGGGTGACGAAGGTGCAGTGGCCGCGGGCGGTCCCGGCGAGCGCCGAGAGCTCGGTCATCCGCGCGTCCGTGCCGAAGCCGAAGCACGAGAGGGTCAGATCGCCGCGCAGCCTGGCCGCAATGTTCTTCCGGACGGTGGTCCAGTTCCGTTCGCCGGAGGTCGGGTCGCCGTCCGAGAAGAGGTAGAGCCGGTTCACGGTACGGCCGGAGCTCGCGCGGCGGCCGATCTCCACGATGCCGTACTGCACGCCGAGCTGGATGTCCGTGCCGCCGTAGGCGGTCATGCCCGCCACGGTCGCGGCGAACTTCTCCGGCGACAGGTCCTCCTTGCGGGTCGCCTGCAAGAGGGTCGACACGTTGGTGGCGAAGGTGACGATGCCGAGCGAGTCGGTGGGGCGCAGCCGCTCGTAGATCTCCTGGAGCGCGGACTTGACCGTGTCGAGCTTCTCGCCCTCCATGGAGCTGCTCGTGTCCACGACGAAGACGAAGTTCACCGGGAGCGGTTCCTTCGCGTGCGCGCCCGTGCCCGTGCCCATGTCCATGTCCGTGCCCGTGTCCGTGCCCGTGCCCGTGCCCGGCTGAGCTTCCGCTCCGGCCTTCAGTGCGATCTCCACGAAGTGGGTGGTGGCCTCATGGGCCTTGGAGTCGCCGGGCACCCGGGCGAGTCCGTGGCTGACGGCGAGCGCCTCGCCCTCGGGCGGGCCGGGGACCTGGTCGGTACGGGCGGCGACGAAGTCGTCAAACCGGATCTGGTCCTGCTCGATCAGCACGCCGCTGTCGATGAGTTCGGTGACACCGAGCACGGAGCGGGTGCCGTAGGCGCTGCGCCGCCGGATGAAAAGGCCGTCGTGGGGGAGGGGGCTGCCGGTAGCGGGCATGGGGGCGGCGCGGATGGCCGGGCTCTGGGGGTAGTCGTACGCCTGGGCCGGGCGCTGGGGGTAGCCGTACGCCGGGGCCGGGGGCTGGGGCTGGGGGTACCCGTACGCCTCGGCCGGGGCGGGGGCGGGGGCCGGGGGGTACGCCGGGGACGGGGCCGGGCGGTTGCGACTCGAGGCTGGCGTGGGCGGCACCCCGCGACTTTCCCACTTTCTTACGGTGGGCCTGGCTACGCCCCGCGCCTCGGCCTCGGGGGCGTCGGGCGGGATCACGGGCTCGGCCGTGTCGTTCCATTCCAGGAACGGTTCGCGAGCCTCCCCGCTCACGTGGTTGTCGAGCGGGGTCACGGGCTCGGGCTGAAGCCCACCCTTGGCCAGCCGCACCCCACCCGGACGCGTGCTCCGCAACTGCCCCGCGGAATGGACCACGCGCCCCTGGAGGAGCCACCTCCAGACGTCGCCGTGCTTTCCGGGCCGGCTCCGCTGGGCGTCCCTTCCGAGGCCGACGGCGAAGGCGCCGGGGTGGACCACGATCGTGCGCACCGGCCCCGTCGCCGGTTTCGCCAGCTCCTCCTCGATGAAGCGGATGTACGCGGCCTCGCCGTCGAGGAGCCGGTCCACGTGCAGCCCGCAGCGCTCGGCGTACTCCTGGCACTCACACGCCCGGCGGTCGAGCTCCGCACGGGGCAGCTCCGGGCCGAAGGGGTCGTGGGTGAGGAGGACCG
This DNA window, taken from Streptomyces sp. NBC_01408, encodes the following:
- a CDS encoding TetR/AcrR family transcriptional regulator, with amino-acid sequence MISTPRRSLTTLTEKTRRTRRHDPDRRERITEVAVELIAERGLEGLTHRAIAERADVSLSSTTYHFADREALIRAALERAADRFAGFVRSWAEEYSTAGPERIAEALADSVMACLGEGRTNAIVEYELHTAALRRPDLREAASLSARASTEALTPLVGPVAAATIPPLMTGLCLRAMTAPTPPTRDEVLTILRSALHPPQ
- a CDS encoding AraC family transcriptional regulator, with amino-acid sequence MVSHAHQGTTSSALTRLSVNAARLLGTPPHGYAHLLGLAPEHLNDDLCRTPAATGIRIAELSTTHAPWSELSLVLAQQSSIGALGVWDYLITSAPTPLEGIRDGAAYLATVADTGTDSLRITEDGDHITISHVNQGERTYEVACAIRAYALGLYQRRLSEAAQRRLVPVHVALATEAPRRHDGLTELYGTRAIDFEAPLTSMTFLASDLKAPSPHAQPGLSAVLRRHAEQTLANAIPLHDWLDLFRIALASAHDHTTPTLSTVARRMTISPRTLQRRLDEHGTTWNDELETLRRTHITHLLHDTDLTIDAIAARSGYADARALRRAVQRWYNTTPAALRRAGHPHGSASARPNGD
- a CDS encoding VWA domain-containing protein, coding for MTTEDPGGFAAPAPAVLYIARRWHGFWAPSARRIEQECRQRAMSRGLTLLDPTARNPEEVDRLLRDTPDRAVVAEPAIVAHDALRTSLLSSPDILDGLLGLGATLRPCDDRAAPATTADRLSDGTAVLLTHDPFGPELPRAELDRRACECQEYAERCGLHVDRLLDGEAAYIRFIEEELAKPATGPVRTIVVHPGAFAVGLGRDAQRSRPGKHGDVWRWLLQGRVVHSAGQLRSTRPGGVRLAKGGLQPEPVTPLDNHVSGEAREPFLEWNDTAEPVIPPDAPEAEARGVARPTVRKWESRGVPPTPASSRNRPAPSPAYPPAPAPAPAEAYGYPQPQPPAPAYGYPQRPAQAYDYPQSPAIRAAPMPATGSPLPHDGLFIRRRSAYGTRSVLGVTELIDSGVLIEQDQIRFDDFVAARTDQVPGPPEGEALAVSHGLARVPGDSKAHEATTHFVEIALKAGAEAQPGTGTGTDTGTDMDMGTGTGAHAKEPLPVNFVFVVDTSSSMEGEKLDTVKSALQEIYERLRPTDSLGIVTFATNVSTLLQATRKEDLSPEKFAATVAGMTAYGGTDIQLGVQYGIVEIGRRASSGRTVNRLYLFSDGDPTSGERNWTTVRKNIAARLRGDLTLSCFGFGTDARMTELSALAGTARGHCTFVTRPEQVRSGLLEDLERRDHLAAIDIQLRIDIDPAVTVWHLYGHDLVTDQRARARVFRESREAARRAREEYGTEALPDLITGEKGIRIFAPDLAFGETYWVVLEIQVPEGRPLAGGIGTATVQYVDTLARENRSRELALADATTLSEETVTVHAVGLRTSEITFHALDDLYENDRDAAGRRLSGHIEVLKQVHQAFPVPEFVNDRVTIEKLLVLAGSLGTFAAFSDSAVSPAGPTIRRMNEFARIRSGAAF